One part of the Terrimicrobium sacchariphilum genome encodes these proteins:
- a CDS encoding sigma-54-dependent transcriptional regulator: MSVPIPPICVVDDDAGIREAVEGLLRAEGFEVELFASAQRFAARARQAPLSCVVLDVELPGLSGLDLQRELASAGLDVPIIFLTGHGSIPMSVQAMKAGAIEFLTKPFDADDLLGAIQQAVSGTHSVELETKNGTTDVIGESRVIRQTLSRIQMVAPTDSTVLILGETGTGKEVLAKEIHRCSRRAEKPLIRVNCASIPKDLYESEFFGHVKGAFTGAFKDRVGRFEAADGGTLFLDEIGEIPLDLQSKLLRALQERQFERVGDDRTKRADVRIIAATNRDLGAEVAAGRFREDLYYRLNVFPLEIAPLRDRMEDIPLLARHFMELAAKEMNCPRARLTPAGLAMLQNYHWPGNIRELRNVIERAVIMAQGGAAEFDLPITITEPLPVKSSGEEPSGTERDFLTEPEMLKRERDNLLVVLEKTGWKIKGADGAAELLGIKPTTLLSRIKKMGLRRSEPAARRVPA, from the coding sequence ATGAGCGTACCGATCCCTCCCATTTGTGTTGTCGATGACGATGCCGGCATACGTGAGGCGGTGGAGGGCCTTTTACGTGCCGAGGGATTTGAGGTGGAATTGTTTGCCTCGGCCCAGCGTTTTGCGGCCCGCGCCCGGCAGGCGCCGCTGTCCTGCGTCGTCCTTGACGTGGAACTCCCCGGCCTGAGTGGCTTGGATTTGCAGCGTGAACTCGCCAGCGCCGGACTCGATGTGCCGATTATTTTCCTAACCGGTCATGGGAGTATCCCCATGTCGGTACAGGCGATGAAGGCGGGAGCCATTGAGTTTTTGACCAAGCCGTTCGATGCCGACGATCTGCTGGGAGCGATCCAGCAGGCAGTGTCCGGCACGCACTCGGTGGAGCTGGAGACGAAAAATGGGACCACAGATGTGATCGGTGAGAGCCGGGTGATTCGCCAGACCCTCTCCCGCATTCAAATGGTGGCGCCCACGGATTCCACAGTCTTGATCCTCGGTGAAACCGGGACGGGCAAGGAGGTGCTGGCCAAGGAGATTCACAGATGCAGCCGGCGAGCAGAGAAGCCTCTCATCCGGGTGAATTGCGCATCGATCCCCAAGGATCTCTATGAGAGTGAGTTCTTTGGCCACGTGAAAGGTGCGTTCACTGGTGCTTTCAAGGATCGGGTTGGCCGGTTTGAGGCGGCGGATGGCGGGACGCTCTTTCTCGACGAAATCGGTGAGATTCCGCTCGATCTCCAGAGCAAACTCCTGCGGGCCTTGCAGGAGCGGCAGTTTGAGCGGGTTGGGGATGATCGGACGAAACGTGCCGACGTGCGGATCATCGCGGCGACCAACCGAGACCTCGGCGCAGAGGTCGCAGCAGGGCGTTTTCGCGAGGATCTATACTATCGCCTGAATGTCTTTCCCCTTGAGATTGCCCCCTTGCGAGATCGCATGGAGGATATTCCGTTGCTCGCCCGCCACTTTATGGAGCTGGCGGCAAAGGAGATGAACTGCCCTCGGGCGCGGTTGACCCCGGCGGGGCTCGCCATGCTCCAGAACTATCACTGGCCGGGGAACATCCGGGAACTGCGAAATGTTATCGAGCGGGCTGTCATCATGGCTCAGGGCGGTGCGGCGGAGTTTGATCTGCCGATCACGATTACCGAGCCTCTCCCGGTGAAATCCTCCGGCGAGGAGCCTTCTGGTACCGAGCGGGATTTTCTCACCGAGCCAGAGATGTTGAAAAGGGAGCGAGACAATCTCCTCGTGGTTCTGGAAAAGACCGGCTGGAAGATCAAGGGTGCTGATGGAGCGGCGGAACTGCTCGGCATCAAGCCGACCACGCTGCTCTCCCGCATCAAGAAAATGGGCTTGCGCCGCAGTGAGCCGGCTGCGAGGAGGGTGCCCGCGTGA